The following proteins come from a genomic window of Methylorubrum populi:
- a CDS encoding IS256-like element ISSpwi2 family transposase, producing MSRRKEPAIPNELLDQLLAGGTASAAFEQGGLLDSLKKALTERALNAEMDHHLAGEDGAGNMRNGYGRKTVMTDTGKLAIDVPRDRQSSFDPQLIAKYQRRFPGFDDKIVSMYARGMSTREITRHLHDLYGIDVSPDLISTVTDAVLDEVATWQQRPLDPVYPLVFFDAIRVKIRDEGMVRNKAIHIALGVRADGAKEVLGLWLEQNEGAKFWLRVMNELRNRGVEDILLAVVDGLKGFPDAITAVFPDAIVQTCIVHLLRNSMDFVSWKDRKNLASALKEIYRATDADAAEKALTAFEAGPWGQRYPAIGQSWRRAWGEVIPFFAFPDEVRRIIYTTNAIEALNSKLRRAVRARGHFPSDEAATKLLYLILNRSEKEWKMPPREWTMAKAQFAVIFGERFIRAMAA from the coding sequence ATGTCACGACGCAAAGAACCTGCCATACCGAATGAGCTTCTCGATCAGCTTTTGGCGGGCGGCACTGCCAGTGCCGCCTTCGAGCAGGGCGGTCTGCTCGATTCGCTGAAGAAGGCGCTGACAGAGCGTGCCCTGAATGCGGAGATGGATCACCACCTCGCTGGCGAAGACGGCGCCGGCAACATGCGCAACGGCTACGGTCGGAAGACGGTAATGACCGACACCGGCAAGTTGGCGATCGACGTGCCGCGCGATCGCCAGTCGAGCTTCGACCCGCAGTTGATCGCCAAGTATCAACGCCGCTTTCCCGGCTTCGACGACAAGATCGTGTCGATGTACGCGCGCGGCATGAGCACCCGCGAGATCACCAGGCACCTGCACGATCTATACGGCATCGACGTCTCACCCGATTTGATTAGCACGGTGACCGACGCCGTGCTCGATGAGGTCGCCACTTGGCAGCAGCGGCCGCTCGATCCGGTTTACCCGCTGGTCTTCTTCGACGCGATCCGGGTCAAGATCCGCGACGAGGGCATGGTGCGCAACAAGGCGATCCACATTGCGCTGGGCGTCCGCGCCGACGGCGCAAAGGAGGTGCTCGGCTTGTGGCTCGAGCAGAATGAGGGTGCCAAGTTCTGGCTTCGGGTGATGAACGAGCTTCGCAACCGTGGCGTTGAAGACATCCTGCTGGCCGTCGTTGACGGCCTGAAGGGCTTTCCCGATGCGATCACCGCAGTGTTCCCCGATGCGATCGTCCAGACCTGCATCGTTCACCTGCTGCGCAACTCGATGGACTTCGTCTCCTGGAAGGACCGAAAGAACCTCGCCAGCGCGCTCAAGGAGATTTACCGTGCCACCGACGCAGATGCCGCCGAAAAGGCGCTGACAGCATTTGAGGCTGGCCCTTGGGGGCAGCGCTATCCCGCCATCGGCCAGAGCTGGCGGCGCGCCTGGGGCGAGGTGATCCCGTTTTTTGCGTTCCCCGACGAGGTCCGCCGGATCATCTACACTACGAACGCCATCGAAGCTTTGAACTCGAAGCTCAGGCGGGCTGTCAGGGCCAGGGGACACTTCCCCAGCGACGAGGCCGCCACCAAGCTGCTCTACCTGATCTTGAATCGGTCGGAGAAAGAGTGGAAGATGCCACCACGTGAGTGGACCATGGCGAAGGCGCAATTTGCCGTGATCTTCGGCGAACGTTTCATCAGAGCCATGGCGGCCTGA